A part of Lacibacter sp. H407 genomic DNA contains:
- a CDS encoding ExbD/TolR family protein, translating into MSKLNKIARKSTWVDMTAFVDVAFLILSFFMLATKFKPPEVVKIENPKSVSSENVKDKDVLKVSFDKDGRVFISFSNDKDGKEKAQLTAEVLSRQKGLGLTPTEISNFIKFSVGGIGVPVQNLKSFLAFSDDEYKSFQQPGIPVSDTLNNQLNDYLGAMLTGTGGRRPANVMLNGDNATKYPYFKNVLAAFKKNGIFSFKLVTSLEGVPSGTPLYKTQNKK; encoded by the coding sequence ATGTCTAAACTCAATAAAATAGCCAGGAAGAGTACATGGGTGGATATGACGGCCTTTGTGGACGTAGCGTTCCTTATCCTGTCGTTCTTCATGCTGGCAACAAAATTTAAGCCACCTGAAGTGGTTAAAATTGAGAATCCAAAGTCGGTTTCTTCTGAGAACGTGAAAGATAAAGATGTTTTAAAAGTATCGTTTGATAAGGACGGAAGAGTATTCATCAGTTTTAGTAACGATAAGGATGGCAAAGAAAAAGCCCAGCTTACAGCAGAGGTGCTCAGCCGGCAGAAAGGCTTGGGTCTTACACCAACTGAAATTTCCAATTTTATCAAATTCTCGGTAGGCGGTATCGGTGTACCCGTTCAAAATCTGAAAAGCTTTCTGGCTTTCAGTGATGATGAGTACAAGTCGTTTCAACAGCCCGGTATACCTGTATCAGATACATTGAACAATCAGTTGAACGATTATCTGGGTGCAATGTTAACCGGAACCGGCGGCCGTCGCCCGGCAAATGTGATGTTAAATGGCGATAACGCAACAAAATATCCCTACTTCAAAAATGTATTAGCTGCATTTAAAAAGAATGGTATTTTCTCGTTTAAGTTGGTAACATCGCTAGAAGGGGTTCCTTCGGGCACACCTTTGTACAAAACACAGAATAAAAAATAA
- a CDS encoding T9SS type A sorting domain-containing protein translates to MKSTFLSATLLVMIVFSKAQTIQPTVLNSSGSSGIANNIHFEFNLGESFTTTIGNGTFITQGLLQPITLAQAPLPVLGLEFNAKRINNSKVQLDWKTVQEIDNKGFYVEWKKENEINFTQLHFVKSAAPNGNSSSPLNYSHVDANDFRGKTYYRLKQEDIDGKFMYSIVRLVNGNNGKVISMKAWPIPSTGPVNISADGIENDVLFVFDNNGRLMKQLTITAQTPVQLTGLAPGTYIVKLGSQKELYQKIIVQ, encoded by the coding sequence ATGAAATCAACTTTTTTGTCTGCTACACTATTGGTTATGATTGTTTTTTCAAAAGCCCAAACAATTCAACCAACCGTATTAAACAGCAGCGGCTCATCTGGCATAGCCAATAACATTCACTTTGAATTTAATCTCGGCGAAAGCTTTACAACAACCATCGGCAATGGAACTTTTATTACACAAGGTTTGTTGCAACCGATAACACTTGCACAAGCCCCTCTTCCTGTTCTCGGCCTCGAATTCAATGCCAAACGCATCAACAACAGTAAGGTGCAACTCGATTGGAAAACGGTGCAGGAAATCGACAACAAAGGTTTTTATGTGGAGTGGAAAAAAGAAAACGAAATCAACTTTACCCAACTCCACTTTGTAAAATCGGCAGCGCCCAATGGTAATTCATCATCACCACTTAACTATTCGCATGTTGATGCAAACGACTTCAGAGGTAAAACCTATTATCGTTTGAAGCAGGAAGATATTGATGGTAAGTTTATGTATTCAATTGTGCGGTTAGTAAATGGAAATAATGGAAAAGTGATTTCAATGAAAGCATGGCCCATTCCATCCACAGGGCCTGTAAACATCAGTGCAGACGGGATAGAAAACGATGTATTATTCGTATTTGATAACAACGGACGGTTGATGAAACAGCTAACCATAACGGCACAAACACCTGTTCAACTCACAGGACTTGCACCGGGTACTTACATTGTAAAACTTGGTTCGCAAAAAGAGCTGTACCAGAAAATAATTGTACAGTAG
- a CDS encoding ExbD/TolR family protein, whose translation MSAIENTNDKRAVRIDFAPMVDLGFLLITFFVFTTSLMEPKAFGLHMPEDGIETQAPLSATITLTLLENGRIDYLEGSEAHVLTKGSTHLYQQQSLRKHLLEKRERIIEQLGSDEQYTVLIQPTSQTNYKEMVDVLDEMTITGIKKYVLLQDKAN comes from the coding sequence ATGTCTGCAATAGAAAATACAAACGACAAACGGGCCGTCCGCATCGACTTTGCACCAATGGTTGACCTTGGATTTTTGCTCATTACCTTTTTTGTTTTTACTACTTCCTTAATGGAGCCAAAGGCATTTGGTTTGCATATGCCGGAAGATGGTATAGAAACGCAGGCACCCTTATCTGCAACCATTACACTAACCCTATTGGAAAACGGACGTATTGATTATCTGGAAGGCAGTGAAGCACATGTATTGACCAAGGGCAGCACACATTTGTATCAGCAACAATCGTTGCGTAAGCATTTGCTTGAAAAGCGAGAACGTATCATTGAACAACTCGGTTCTGATGAACAATACACCGTGCTCATTCAACCAACATCACAAACGAATTACAAAGAAATGGTGGATGTATTGGATGAAATGACCATCACCGGTATTAAAAAATATGTGCTGTTGCAGGATAAAGCAAATTAG
- a CDS encoding energy transducer TonB — MEVNKILSADFLDILFDGRNKEYGAYELRRNYRKRLTTALAITAGLALLIFVAVIVSRSVSANEKTKVKSTDVTLSEIKQEEPVKIEPPPPPPPKQEPPKIEITKFTPPKIVEDEKFEEKNEVKEQEEITNVGKIDQEGIKDPEIVNPPKVEEETKVVEAPKEDPNQVFTKVEVEAQFPGGEGKWNQYVQRAVEKNIDDLVDDGQAGTCEVQFIVDREGNVSNVEALTMKGSVLARIATDAIRKGPKWIPAIQNGRQVKAWRRQKITFRLPDEQP; from the coding sequence ATGGAAGTAAACAAAATATTAAGCGCCGATTTTCTCGACATCCTGTTCGATGGCAGGAATAAGGAATATGGTGCTTATGAACTCCGCAGAAACTACCGCAAGCGGTTAACAACTGCATTGGCAATTACGGCCGGATTGGCCTTGTTGATCTTTGTAGCGGTGATCGTGAGCCGCAGCGTATCGGCCAATGAGAAAACAAAGGTTAAGTCAACCGATGTTACTCTTTCAGAGATTAAGCAGGAAGAGCCGGTTAAAATTGAACCGCCACCCCCGCCACCTCCTAAGCAGGAGCCACCAAAAATTGAGATCACCAAGTTTACTCCTCCAAAAATCGTTGAAGACGAAAAGTTTGAAGAGAAAAACGAAGTGAAGGAACAGGAAGAAATTACCAACGTAGGTAAAATTGACCAGGAAGGTATTAAGGATCCCGAAATTGTGAATCCTCCTAAAGTGGAAGAAGAAACAAAAGTAGTGGAAGCTCCAAAAGAAGATCCCAACCAGGTATTTACCAAAGTGGAAGTGGAAGCCCAGTTTCCCGGTGGTGAAGGTAAATGGAACCAATATGTACAACGTGCCGTTGAAAAAAATATTGACGACCTCGTTGATGATGGTCAGGCTGGTACATGTGAGGTTCAATTCATCGTGGACAGAGAAGGTAACGTAAGTAATGTAGAAGCATTAACCATGAAAGGTTCGGTACTTGCACGTATTGCAACAGATGCGATCCGCAAAGGACCTAAATGGATTCCCGCTATTCAAAACGGCCGTCAGGTAAAAGCATGGCGTCGTCAAAAAATTACGTTCCGTCTGCCAGACGAACAACCCTAA
- a CDS encoding response regulator, with translation MSKGNKHILLIDDDEINNFLSREIISMYMPLTKIDSFTNPEEALEYIREKLKLQQPLPDIILLDINMPLMDGWEFLKAIDKLEQRNHFNTTVYLYTSSVYHEDKLKAKNFSIVKKLFTKPLTAEAIEEMDR, from the coding sequence ATGAGCAAGGGGAATAAACATATTCTTTTGATTGATGATGATGAGATCAATAATTTTCTGAGCAGGGAAATTATCAGCATGTATATGCCTCTCACAAAAATTGATTCGTTTACCAACCCTGAAGAAGCGCTGGAATACATTCGTGAAAAATTAAAACTACAACAACCGCTGCCCGATATTATTCTGCTGGACATCAATATGCCATTGATGGATGGATGGGAATTTCTGAAAGCAATTGACAAACTTGAACAACGAAATCATTTTAACACAACTGTGTATTTGTACACTTCTTCCGTGTATCACGAAGACAAACTAAAAGCAAAAAACTTTTCCATCGTAAAAAAACTATTCACCAAGCCACTTACGGCTGAAGCAATTGAAGAAATGGACAGATAG
- the mnmE gene encoding tRNA uridine-5-carboxymethylaminomethyl(34) synthesis GTPase MnmE, producing MLGKLVGWDDTIVALATPHGVGAIGVIRLSGPKTIDIVNQLFPSKDLSKQASHTIHVGLLKDGEHVLDEVVVSLFKNPKSYTGEDVIEISCHGSPFIQEQVINTLVKHGARLAKPGEFTQRAFLKGKLDLTQAEAVADLIASNTEASQKTALHNIRGGFSLVLKELREQLITFSALIELELDFSQEDVEFADRTKFYELIHRSQKVTTDLLQSFQLGNVIKNGVSVAIVGKPNAGKSTLLNTLLNENRAIVSEIAGTTRDTIEEIININGILFRLIDTAGIRKSTDAIEVIGVEKSMEKMQQADLVLYLFDVNSESQAELETALQQVQEQNKSYLLIGNKVDLLGEENAQQKFSGDGVFFIAAKSNKHIDVLKERLVDKIVQGTIQPENTIVTNARHYAALQEVEKSLVDIKAGLDNKLSGDLLSLDIRRCLHFLGEITGEITNEDRLDYIFSKFCIGK from the coding sequence ATGCTTGGAAAATTAGTAGGCTGGGATGATACGATCGTTGCATTGGCTACTCCGCACGGTGTTGGGGCAATTGGAGTGATCCGTTTAAGCGGACCAAAAACAATTGACATCGTTAATCAATTATTCCCTTCGAAGGATCTGTCAAAACAAGCATCACACACGATTCATGTTGGGTTGTTGAAAGATGGAGAACATGTGTTGGACGAAGTAGTAGTGTCGTTATTTAAAAATCCGAAAAGTTATACCGGCGAAGATGTGATCGAAATTTCCTGTCACGGGTCTCCATTTATACAGGAACAAGTCATCAACACACTTGTAAAGCACGGAGCACGTTTGGCAAAGCCGGGTGAATTTACACAACGTGCTTTTTTGAAAGGCAAGCTTGATCTTACTCAGGCGGAAGCAGTGGCCGATCTTATAGCCAGTAATACAGAAGCATCGCAAAAAACAGCGCTGCATAATATACGTGGCGGTTTTTCATTGGTATTAAAAGAATTGCGGGAACAACTGATCACATTTTCTGCATTGATCGAACTGGAGCTTGATTTTTCGCAGGAAGATGTGGAGTTTGCCGACCGTACAAAATTTTACGAACTCATTCACCGATCACAAAAAGTAACTACCGACCTCTTGCAATCGTTCCAGTTAGGGAATGTGATCAAGAACGGTGTAAGTGTTGCTATTGTGGGCAAACCCAACGCAGGCAAATCCACGTTGTTGAATACACTGCTCAATGAAAACCGTGCTATTGTAAGTGAAATAGCAGGTACAACGAGGGATACGATTGAAGAGATCATCAATATCAACGGAATTTTATTTCGTTTAATTGATACAGCAGGCATCCGTAAAAGTACAGATGCAATTGAAGTGATCGGTGTTGAAAAGAGTATGGAAAAAATGCAGCAGGCCGATCTTGTTCTTTACCTGTTTGATGTGAACAGTGAATCACAAGCTGAGTTAGAAACGGCATTACAGCAAGTGCAGGAGCAGAATAAAAGTTACTTGTTGATCGGCAATAAAGTTGATCTGCTGGGAGAAGAAAATGCACAACAAAAATTTTCAGGCGATGGCGTATTTTTTATAGCTGCCAAATCAAATAAGCACATTGATGTATTGAAAGAAAGGTTGGTTGATAAAATTGTACAGGGAACCATTCAGCCGGAGAATACGATTGTTACCAATGCCAGGCATTATGCAGCGTTACAGGAAGTAGAAAAATCGCTTGTTGATATAAAAGCAGGACTTGATAATAAACTTTCAGGGGATCTGCTTTCCTTGGACATCAGACGATGTTTGCATTTTCTCGGAGAGATCACCGGAGAGATCACCAATGAAGACCGGTTGGATTATATTTTCAGTAAGTTCTGTATCGGAAAGTAA
- a CDS encoding ABC transporter substrate-binding protein, with translation MPAVNKKLIENYSLNNFYIRNLGEIGARLTKTKTQLLLLKPISFIAKLMMYGTLICVTSKSVSAADSIRIHLKWWHQFQFAGYYAAQLKGFYTDEGLNVKIIPADKDHPPVAAVLNGTADFGITGSDLILNHAMGQKIVVLGTVFQHSPYTVISPAAANINFPSDLIGKKIMASQDQGWVQLQALFLKEGIPLDSLRVIPHTWNNADLLNGHADAMTGYISVEPRQLELTGIKVNTILPVNYGIDFYGDLLFTTQEMAKENPLLTEKIRKASFKGWDYALAHPEEIAEYILTLPGVKERNVRREALLFEAAEMRKLILPMFVEIGHQNEGRWQHILDVHKSLGIIDSAVTLDGFIYNPGKSESGRLWRIIFISGIVTAFIITMFFAYGITLRKAVRKRTRELELEVKERTRAQEQLLINKERLKMAVQAAGIGIWDLDLDNDTVSLGDSFATNLGYDSNELANDRNFLRSQVHPDDLPELAQTFRAQIETSIESPGIIIRLKTKSGEWKWCLLISRVLKRDHKNRATHLTGIYLDVDDLKKKEVELSDLSSTLLKRNSELQQFAYITSHNLRSPVANLLSLTRLFKKDELGEINSSYFSKITECVFILHETLNDVNEILSFRTAAEEKPETVQLEQLLKTVITSIGEWIQRTETKITHEFAVQEIAFPKRILHSVFQNLITNAIKYRKPGSIAEIHITTTESKDSYTIAFTDNGSGIDLEKYGAKMFQLFQRFHTGVDGKGMGLYIVKSQLESHNGSIHVSSKKDHGTVFTITLPKTPGTI, from the coding sequence ATGCCTGCAGTAAACAAAAAATTAATCGAAAACTACAGTTTAAATAATTTTTATATCCGTAACTTAGGAGAGATTGGAGCACGTTTGACTAAAACCAAAACCCAACTGTTACTACTAAAACCAATATCATTTATTGCTAAGTTGATGATGTATGGAACATTGATTTGCGTTACAAGCAAATCTGTTTCTGCTGCTGACAGTATCCGTATTCATCTGAAATGGTGGCATCAGTTTCAGTTTGCAGGTTACTATGCAGCTCAACTCAAAGGGTTTTATACCGATGAAGGGTTAAACGTAAAAATTATTCCTGCCGACAAAGATCATCCGCCTGTTGCAGCGGTACTCAATGGTACTGCTGATTTTGGCATTACCGGTTCTGATCTCATTCTCAACCATGCGATGGGACAAAAGATAGTGGTGCTTGGCACTGTGTTTCAGCACTCACCCTACACCGTTATTTCACCTGCTGCGGCAAATATTAATTTTCCATCTGATCTCATAGGAAAAAAGATCATGGCTTCACAGGATCAGGGATGGGTACAGCTGCAGGCGTTGTTCTTGAAAGAAGGTATCCCATTAGATTCTCTGCGGGTTATTCCTCATACCTGGAACAATGCCGATCTTTTGAATGGCCATGCTGATGCAATGACAGGCTACATTTCTGTAGAGCCCCGTCAATTGGAACTCACCGGTATTAAAGTAAACACAATTCTTCCTGTAAATTATGGGATCGATTTTTATGGCGACTTGCTGTTTACCACACAGGAAATGGCGAAAGAAAACCCTTTGCTTACAGAAAAAATAAGAAAAGCCAGTTTTAAAGGATGGGATTATGCATTGGCACACCCCGAAGAAATTGCTGAATATATTTTAACACTGCCCGGCGTGAAAGAGCGGAATGTTAGAAGAGAAGCATTGCTGTTTGAAGCGGCAGAAATGAGAAAGCTGATCCTTCCAATGTTTGTGGAGATCGGGCATCAGAACGAAGGCAGATGGCAGCATATACTTGATGTACATAAATCACTTGGAATTATTGATTCCGCTGTTACATTGGACGGATTTATTTACAATCCCGGCAAATCAGAATCAGGACGATTGTGGCGCATTATATTCATCAGCGGTATTGTAACCGCATTTATCATTACAATGTTCTTTGCATATGGCATTACCCTTCGCAAAGCAGTGCGTAAGCGAACACGTGAATTAGAGCTGGAGGTAAAAGAACGAACACGTGCACAGGAACAACTGCTCATTAATAAAGAACGATTAAAAATGGCGGTGCAGGCTGCAGGCATTGGCATTTGGGACCTTGATCTTGACAACGATACTGTTTCTCTGGGCGATTCATTTGCAACAAATCTTGGATACGATTCAAATGAGCTTGCAAACGACAGGAATTTTTTACGTTCACAGGTTCACCCGGATGATTTGCCAGAATTAGCCCAAACATTTCGAGCTCAAATTGAAACATCAATTGAAAGTCCTGGTATTATCATACGTTTAAAAACAAAATCAGGGGAATGGAAATGGTGCCTGCTGATCAGCAGAGTACTGAAAAGAGATCATAAAAACCGGGCTACACATTTAACAGGCATCTACCTGGATGTGGATGATCTGAAGAAAAAAGAAGTTGAATTGAGCGACTTGTCTTCTACTTTATTGAAACGAAATAGTGAATTACAACAGTTTGCATACATCACCTCTCACAATCTTCGGTCGCCTGTAGCAAATTTATTGAGCCTTACACGATTATTTAAAAAAGATGAACTGGGTGAAATAAACAGCTCCTATTTTTCAAAGATCACAGAGTGTGTTTTTATTCTGCATGAAACATTGAATGATGTAAATGAAATACTTTCCTTTCGCACTGCAGCAGAAGAAAAGCCCGAAACTGTACAATTAGAACAACTACTCAAAACAGTAATTACTTCAATTGGGGAATGGATACAACGAACAGAAACGAAGATCACGCATGAATTTGCGGTGCAGGAAATTGCATTTCCAAAACGAATTCTGCATAGTGTATTTCAGAATCTTATTACGAATGCCATCAAATACAGAAAACCCGGTTCAATAGCCGAAATACATATTACCACAACAGAATCAAAAGATTCGTATACGATCGCTTTTACTGATAACGGCTCAGGTATCGATCTGGAAAAGTATGGCGCTAAAATGTTTCAGCTTTTTCAGCGTTTTCATACTGGTGTCGATGGTAAAGGAATGGGACTGTATATTGTAAAATCACAACTTGAATCGCACAACGGCAGTATCCATGTAAGCAGCAAAAAAGATCACGGTACCGTATTTACCATCACCCTGCCAAAAACACCTGGAACAATATGA
- a CDS encoding ExbD/TolR family protein has translation MGADVSAPEGGGHKKGPGVKKQTRKDTKVDMTPMVDLGFLLITFFVFTTTMSTPKAFKLNVPDDTAKDEEQTEAKASGAFTVLLSKENHVYFYEGQLDAEGKNFKSSNFKEIRAELLRKKANTPEKDFVVIIKPNEQASYKNVVDMLDEMQILEIKRYAVVDIAEGENALIGVTEGTPAGGK, from the coding sequence ATGGGAGCAGATGTATCAGCACCGGAAGGTGGGGGTCATAAAAAAGGCCCGGGGGTCAAGAAACAAACCCGTAAGGATACCAAGGTGGACATGACACCCATGGTGGATCTCGGATTCTTGCTTATCACTTTCTTCGTGTTTACAACGACAATGAGCACGCCCAAAGCGTTTAAGCTGAACGTTCCTGACGATACTGCCAAGGACGAAGAGCAAACAGAAGCAAAAGCTTCGGGTGCGTTTACGGTATTGCTCAGTAAAGAAAATCATGTGTATTTCTACGAAGGCCAGTTAGACGCTGAAGGAAAAAACTTTAAGTCGTCCAATTTCAAGGAAATCCGTGCAGAGCTCCTGCGTAAAAAGGCCAACACTCCGGAAAAAGATTTCGTAGTGATCATTAAACCAAATGAACAGGCCAGTTACAAAAACGTAGTAGATATGCTGGATGAAATGCAGATCCTGGAAATTAAGCGTTATGCAGTAGTGGATATTGCCGAGGGTGAAAATGCCTTGATTGGCGTTACCGAAGGTACTCCTGCCGGTGGCAAGTAA